The following proteins are co-located in the Halalkalicoccus subterraneus genome:
- a CDS encoding helix-turn-helix domain-containing protein: MSSDRKRNEEGRYVETVSPDTVLEVIQHAADPIVTAKEVGEKLDCTSEAARQKLLRLQDQGIVARRKVGAGAVVWWLVDDDQSTTSTEFDADDSLFTDPATFASGESDVSRNTDEYLAAAIGDDSDPDE; this comes from the coding sequence ATGAGTTCCGATCGGAAGCGCAACGAAGAGGGGAGATATGTCGAGACGGTCAGCCCCGATACCGTTCTCGAGGTTATCCAACATGCAGCGGATCCGATCGTCACCGCAAAAGAAGTCGGTGAGAAACTCGACTGTACGTCCGAAGCCGCCCGCCAGAAACTCCTCCGATTACAGGATCAAGGGATTGTCGCTCGCCGGAAGGTTGGCGCCGGGGCAGTCGTCTGGTGGCTCGTCGACGACGACCAGTCTACAACTTCTACTGAGTTCGACGCGGACGATTCGCTCTTTACTGACCCGGCAACGTTCGCAAGCGGTGAATCCGACGTCTCTCGAAACACTGACGAGTATCTGGCCGCTGCGATCGGCGACGACAGTGATCCCGACGAATGA
- a CDS encoding type II toxin-antitoxin system VapC family toxin, with translation MTTDPSISPLFVDTSAWYAIFDEDDAEHTRATAVREAIHSGDLQHRPIYTTSHVLGELATLLLRFSHDIASRTLTQIRDSPNVTVIHPDRVAFDAAVTQFDRYDDQAISFVDHLTGVLADERDVDRIFAFDSDFRTLGFTLTPDDITEL, from the coding sequence ATGACTACCGATCCTAGTATATCACCGCTATTCGTAGACACGAGTGCCTGGTATGCGATCTTCGATGAAGACGACGCCGAGCACACGCGGGCAACCGCTGTCCGTGAAGCAATCCACAGCGGCGACCTCCAGCACCGCCCGATCTATACAACCAGCCACGTACTCGGCGAGCTCGCAACGCTGCTTCTTCGCTTTAGTCACGACATCGCTTCACGAACACTCACCCAGATACGAGACTCGCCGAACGTGACTGTGATTCACCCTGACCGGGTGGCATTCGACGCCGCTGTCACGCAGTTCGACCGCTACGATGATCAAGCGATTTCGTTTGTCGATCACCTTACCGGTGTACTTGCCGATGAGCGTGACGTCGATCGTATTTTTGCGTTCGACAGTGACTTTCGAACACTGGGTTTCACGCTTACTCCTGACGATATCACAGAACTATAA
- a CDS encoding class I SAM-dependent methyltransferase, whose translation MNSNNAFAVTDFAFIGRTFDEYCQMFDLELDSIEGETILDCPSGADSFVATAYESGASITGVDMMYSQPPTELQQRCQEDYEAVAAQLAEKSDLFKWEFYGDIEGRTKLLKKAYETFISDYTEGRKQGRYLYGELPTLPFAPNSFSLVLSAHFLFLYGDRLDYEFHLATLRELIRVATEQVRIFPLVGLDTERYPRLDDLLRELTEDGHQVAVENVPFEFQQGADEMLVITV comes from the coding sequence ATGAACTCGAACAACGCATTTGCGGTCACTGATTTTGCGTTCATCGGACGAACGTTCGACGAGTATTGCCAGATGTTCGACCTCGAGCTCGACTCAATCGAGGGAGAGACGATACTCGACTGTCCATCTGGTGCGGATTCATTCGTTGCGACCGCCTATGAATCGGGTGCGTCGATAACGGGGGTCGACATGATGTATTCACAACCACCGACAGAGCTCCAGCAACGATGTCAAGAAGACTACGAGGCCGTCGCAGCGCAATTGGCTGAGAAGAGTGACTTGTTCAAGTGGGAGTTCTACGGCGATATTGAGGGGCGAACGAAATTATTGAAAAAGGCCTATGAGACGTTCATCAGTGACTATACTGAAGGGCGAAAACAAGGACGATATCTCTACGGTGAGTTGCCAACACTCCCCTTTGCACCGAACTCGTTTTCGCTTGTTCTCTCTGCGCATTTTCTCTTCCTCTACGGTGACCGCTTAGACTATGAGTTTCATCTAGCAACGCTACGAGAGCTCATCCGAGTCGCCACAGAGCAAGTACGCATCTTCCCACTTGTTGGGTTAGATACTGAGCGGTATCCACGACTAGATGATCTTCTACGAGAACTGACTGAGGACGGCCATCAAGTAGCAGTTGAAAACGTCCCATTCGAGTTTCAGCAGGGTGCAGACGAAATGCTCGTTATTACTGTGTAA
- a CDS encoding TraM recognition domain-containing protein, with the protein MFLEGFTRRIAEELSADELDPLLGRLKDWVENPITRKIIAMRGAEVTLGQIVNEQKILIVNNDLPKEAKVMTANAVVSGIWTAVTSRKDPSEQQMMELAGMDDVGSEYAPFFLAIDECHSVLTDGDEIETMLMEARSKKLGLMLSTQVLRSLPDDAADAIISNCNTILSLTPNHPEEAREIANRFGGMDTEDLQRTPDYHAQTQLNSEDDPFLAKLIPPYPPRHTIEEAYELIVTSLENYGSPVQSGEEILDEMHFDAGGAVSSSTAEATAAEGSEEQVDITSDPAEQALYEAAYTVQIKQDAIGEFVESEAVKDEWQRRAGELGFSSEVSNVIEQAPDEYLQRQRRDGDSVMKVTPEGLEYAGLAQDTGSSASGGGDEHRWVLTEAYRAFTKLGMFVELPTQEGEEDPDGIADLPIDPMAAENIREVHAREERLAEEYPYLAELTDGLNISIEAETSTLEKPMQTLTNLRKAIDEHKLCVFACKDGSAKHGRFDYWPRRGEGIIYNTTGRGANRTINYDRMTFAADVDEEDNRTFYNKVETLAVASDTYALRPRSEANLVWREEGQEVVMSDEGGTEHARFESLEAAANPSKSNVPAYSEYDASEREYTVRASGEKLVYGSREELEDDWMVVRAPFIPENEFDRMPTPEDFLFVVFPDDDTEEYTEPMISEQGKTRPLLPTNTAWETKEKVDTKEPADDSTDMEAETKETDEQAQAPPQQEPSEKEDEDDGVSFAWSGR; encoded by the coding sequence ATGTTCCTCGAGGGATTCACCCGGCGAATCGCTGAGGAACTCAGCGCCGACGAACTCGATCCTTTGCTGGGACGACTGAAAGACTGGGTTGAGAACCCGATCACCCGCAAAATCATCGCGATGCGTGGCGCCGAGGTCACGCTGGGCCAGATCGTCAACGAGCAGAAGATCTTGATCGTCAACAACGACCTTCCAAAGGAAGCGAAGGTCATGACCGCCAATGCAGTGGTCAGTGGGATCTGGACGGCCGTCACCTCCCGGAAAGATCCCTCTGAACAACAGATGATGGAACTGGCAGGTATGGACGACGTCGGCAGCGAGTATGCTCCGTTCTTCCTCGCGATCGACGAGTGTCATTCCGTTCTCACTGATGGAGACGAGATCGAGACGATGCTCATGGAGGCCCGCTCGAAGAAGCTCGGCTTGATGCTCTCGACCCAGGTCCTCAGGTCGCTTCCCGATGATGCCGCTGACGCAATTATCTCCAATTGCAATACGATCCTCTCGCTCACGCCAAACCATCCCGAAGAAGCGCGTGAAATCGCGAACCGGTTCGGAGGGATGGATACCGAGGATTTGCAGCGAACACCCGACTACCATGCACAGACTCAGCTCAACAGTGAGGACGATCCGTTCCTGGCGAAGCTGATCCCGCCCTATCCGCCACGGCACACGATCGAAGAAGCCTATGAGCTGATCGTTACCTCGCTCGAGAACTACGGCTCGCCAGTGCAGAGTGGCGAGGAGATTCTTGACGAAATGCACTTCGATGCCGGTGGGGCAGTTTCGTCCAGTACAGCTGAAGCAACAGCTGCTGAAGGAAGCGAGGAACAGGTAGACATAACGAGCGATCCCGCCGAACAAGCATTGTACGAAGCGGCCTATACAGTGCAAATTAAACAGGACGCAATCGGTGAGTTCGTCGAGAGCGAGGCAGTGAAAGACGAATGGCAGCGTCGAGCCGGTGAGCTTGGCTTCTCATCGGAAGTCTCGAATGTGATTGAGCAAGCACCTGATGAGTATCTTCAACGCCAGCGGCGAGATGGTGACTCGGTGATGAAGGTGACACCCGAGGGCCTCGAGTATGCCGGACTAGCCCAGGATACCGGCAGTAGCGCGAGCGGTGGCGGCGACGAACACCGCTGGGTGCTCACAGAAGCCTACCGAGCGTTCACGAAACTCGGGATGTTCGTCGAACTCCCGACTCAAGAGGGCGAGGAAGATCCAGATGGAATCGCCGACCTCCCAATCGATCCAATGGCAGCCGAGAATATCCGCGAGGTCCACGCCCGTGAGGAGCGACTTGCAGAGGAGTATCCCTACCTCGCTGAGCTTACGGATGGATTGAACATCAGCATCGAGGCCGAGACCTCGACGTTAGAAAAGCCAATGCAGACACTAACAAATCTCCGAAAAGCAATCGATGAGCACAAGCTATGCGTCTTTGCCTGTAAGGACGGGAGTGCGAAGCACGGCCGATTCGACTACTGGCCGCGGCGTGGTGAGGGGATTATCTACAATACCACAGGCCGAGGTGCGAATCGGACGATCAACTACGATCGGATGACGTTCGCTGCTGACGTTGATGAGGAGGACAATCGGACGTTCTACAACAAAGTCGAAACACTCGCGGTCGCATCGGACACGTACGCCCTGCGTCCGCGAAGTGAGGCGAATCTCGTCTGGCGTGAGGAAGGCCAAGAGGTCGTGATGAGTGATGAAGGCGGTACTGAGCACGCTCGCTTTGAGAGCCTTGAGGCAGCGGCTAATCCCTCGAAATCAAACGTCCCTGCCTACTCCGAGTACGATGCCTCTGAGCGCGAGTACACGGTTCGAGCCAGCGGTGAGAAGCTGGTCTATGGCTCGCGCGAGGAGTTAGAAGACGACTGGATGGTGGTTCGAGCGCCGTTCATTCCAGAAAACGAATTCGATCGGATGCCGACACCGGAGGACTTCCTGTTCGTGGTGTTCCCCGACGATGACACGGAGGAGTACACCGAGCCGATGATCAGTGAACAGGGCAAGACTCGGCCGCTGCTACCCACGAACACTGCCTGGGAGACGAAAGAGAAAGTGGACACGAAGGAACCAGCAGACGATTCTACCGATATGGAAGCGGAGACAAAGGAGACTGACGAGCAAGCTCAAGCGCCACCGCAGCAGGAACCATCGGAGAAGGAGGACGAAGACGATGGAGTGAGCTTTGCCTGGTCAGGTCGCTAA
- a CDS encoding DUF7437 domain-containing protein yields the protein MSRTSNRTNGDIVRDFLSVAGLLEDPQLAHLYTYLDHEGEATVQDVIDDLELAQGTAYTYVNRLVEAGVVEITHEEQPRRYAAREIDLTVTAAAGDREYTITPALIDAVGRRETNSDIDTYIDRHGIAGLATALTYAVAREQGETTHRLMAQDLDISPLAAEIILQALRPVVHDYYEIEEAGASLEAISVDDHDATDDA from the coding sequence ATGTCACGCACCTCAAACCGGACGAACGGTGACATCGTCCGCGATTTCCTCTCCGTTGCAGGCCTGCTTGAAGACCCCCAGTTGGCCCACCTCTACACCTATCTCGATCACGAGGGTGAGGCGACCGTTCAAGATGTCATCGATGATCTCGAACTCGCCCAGGGAACTGCCTATACCTACGTCAATCGGCTCGTTGAGGCTGGCGTTGTCGAGATCACACATGAGGAACAGCCTCGACGGTACGCCGCCCGCGAGATCGATTTGACTGTCACGGCGGCCGCCGGCGATCGAGAGTATACGATCACGCCGGCACTCATCGACGCTGTCGGACGACGCGAGACCAACAGCGATATCGATACGTACATCGACCGTCACGGTATCGCTGGCCTCGCGACAGCACTCACCTACGCCGTCGCGCGGGAACAGGGTGAGACAACCCATCGACTGATGGCCCAAGACCTCGACATTTCACCACTGGCTGCGGAGATCATTCTCCAAGCACTTCGTCCCGTCGTCCACGACTACTACGAGATCGAGGAGGCGGGAGCGTCGCTTGAGGCGATTAGCGTTGACGACCACGATGCGACTGACGACGCGTGA